The proteins below are encoded in one region of Corynebacterium sphenisci DSM 44792:
- a CDS encoding DUF2505 domain-containing protein, giving the protein MANHADIDVTLDNSPAKVHQALASNEYWTYLAENLSDPAGEVVSFDASGDNVEVELNQKMPTDALPDAVKSMVKSDLTVNRRITWGPLSGDAASATVNAEVKGFPVSFTGTQDLTASGEGAALATGVDVVVNVPMMGAMLEPKVAEAVKAIFEREAKLLDEYAGRN; this is encoded by the coding sequence ATGGCTAACCACGCAGACATCGACGTCACCCTCGACAATTCCCCGGCGAAGGTCCACCAGGCCCTGGCCTCCAACGAGTACTGGACCTACCTCGCGGAGAACCTCTCCGACCCCGCCGGGGAGGTCGTCTCCTTCGACGCCTCCGGCGACAACGTCGAGGTGGAACTCAACCAGAAGATGCCCACCGACGCGCTGCCGGACGCGGTGAAGTCCATGGTCAAGTCCGATCTCACCGTCAACCGCCGGATCACCTGGGGCCCGCTGAGCGGCGACGCCGCCTCCGCCACGGTCAACGCCGAGGTGAAGGGCTTCCCGGTGTCCTTCACCGGCACCCAGGACCTCACCGCCTCCGGCGAGGGCGCCGCCCTGGCCACCGGGGTGGACGTGGTGGTCAACGTGCCCATGATGGGCGCCATGCTCGAGCCGAAGGTCGCCGAGGCGGTCAAGGCCATCTTCGAGCGCGAGGCGAAGCTGCTCGACGAGTACGCCGGCCGCAACTAG
- a CDS encoding sensor histidine kinase, with product MIELLAAAAAGAAAAAGGIGGAAALRRRRAARVAAARVPERAERVSTIGQVLHLCVRGAPTGIVVLDISEDVILSNPAAHALGLVHERTPHRRVRDTALRVLDTGEPQTVNLVIPPRRAGAADTCVRCAVAPLTVADDRFVVLYGTDESELVRMESARRDFVANVSHELKTPVGALGLLVEALVQAKGDPEAVARFGASLTREADRLSTMITELIALSKLQGAEAPPDLEELPVRRIIEEAVHRARVPAEDAGIPLTWDCAADLRVRGDRALLVTAVANLISNAVNYSPEATPVTVSCARPDPETVAIRVTDRGIGISLADQERIFERFFRVDKARSRATGGTGLGLAIVKHVAANHGGAVKVWSRPGTGSTFTIELPAPREEGHPQ from the coding sequence GTGATCGAGCTCCTCGCCGCCGCCGCCGCGGGCGCGGCCGCCGCCGCCGGCGGGATCGGCGGCGCCGCCGCGCTGCGCCGCCGCCGCGCCGCCCGGGTCGCCGCCGCCCGGGTGCCGGAGCGGGCGGAGCGGGTGAGCACCATCGGCCAGGTGCTGCACCTGTGCGTGCGCGGGGCGCCCACCGGGATCGTGGTGCTCGACATCAGCGAGGACGTGATCCTGTCCAACCCGGCGGCCCATGCGCTGGGCCTGGTGCATGAGCGCACCCCGCACCGGCGGGTGCGCGACACCGCGCTGCGGGTGCTCGACACCGGGGAGCCGCAGACGGTGAACCTGGTCATCCCGCCGCGGCGGGCCGGGGCGGCGGACACCTGCGTGCGCTGCGCGGTGGCCCCGCTCACCGTCGCCGACGACCGCTTCGTGGTGCTCTACGGCACCGACGAATCGGAGCTGGTGCGCATGGAGTCCGCCCGCCGGGACTTCGTCGCCAACGTCTCCCATGAGCTGAAGACCCCGGTCGGCGCGCTGGGCCTGCTGGTGGAGGCCCTGGTGCAGGCCAAGGGCGACCCGGAGGCGGTGGCGCGCTTCGGGGCCAGCCTGACCCGGGAGGCGGACCGGCTCTCCACGATGATCACCGAGCTCATCGCGCTGTCCAAGCTGCAGGGCGCCGAGGCCCCGCCGGATCTGGAGGAGCTGCCGGTGCGCCGGATCATCGAGGAGGCGGTGCACCGGGCCCGGGTCCCCGCCGAGGACGCCGGGATCCCGCTGACCTGGGACTGCGCCGCGGATCTGCGGGTGCGCGGGGACCGGGCGCTGCTGGTCACCGCGGTGGCGAACCTGATCTCCAATGCGGTGAACTACTCCCCGGAGGCCACCCCGGTCACGGTCAGCTGCGCCCGCCCGGATCCGGAGACGGTCGCGATCCGGGTCACCGACCGGGGGATCGGGATCTCCCTGGCCGATCAGGAGCGGATCTTCGAGCGCTTCTTCCGGGTGGACAAGGCCCGCTCCCGGGCCACCGGCGGCACCGGTCTGGGCCTGGCGATCGTCAAGCACGTCGCCGCCAACCACGGCGGGGCCGTTAAGGTGTGGAGCAGACCGGGCACCGGATCCACCTTCACCATCGAGCTTCCCGCGCCCCGGGAGGAAGGACACCCGCAGTGA
- a CDS encoding YbjN domain-containing protein, with product MSPDRPEDALAELSAQLTRMGVEHTLADPAAVVTLPGTRKLKTVVGLVPGRDSLRVEAFVCRRPEENAEEVHRLLLRRNGRMFGVGYAVDARGDIYLVGQLPARLADEDLDRLLGQVLEAADGDFNLILERGFASSIRREWAWRVDRGESLANLAAFRHLIDDDAAGDAGDAGPGGGAGRAHGGGAPLPE from the coding sequence ATGAGCCCCGACCGGCCCGAGGACGCCCTGGCGGAGCTGTCCGCCCAGCTGACCCGGATGGGGGTGGAGCACACCCTCGCCGACCCGGCGGCGGTGGTCACCCTGCCGGGCACCCGGAAGCTGAAGACCGTGGTGGGCCTGGTGCCCGGCCGGGATTCGCTGCGGGTGGAGGCCTTCGTCTGCCGGCGCCCCGAGGAGAACGCCGAGGAGGTGCACCGGCTGCTGCTGCGCCGCAACGGCCGGATGTTCGGCGTCGGCTACGCCGTGGACGCCCGCGGGGACATCTACCTGGTCGGGCAGCTGCCCGCGAGGCTCGCCGACGAGGACCTGGACCGGCTGCTGGGCCAGGTGCTGGAGGCCGCGGACGGGGACTTCAACCTGATCCTGGAGCGCGGCTTCGCCTCCTCGATCCGCCGGGAGTGGGCCTGGCGGGTGGATCGGGGCGAGTCCCTGGCCAACCTCGCCGCCTTCCGGCACCTCATCGACGACGACGCCGCCGGGGATGCCGGGGATGCGGGGCCGGGCGGCGGCGCAGGTCGGGCGCATGGCGGCGGGGCGCCGCTGCCCGAGTAG
- a CDS encoding LmeA family phospholipid-binding protein, with protein MHAKNKTRPGRAAGILIGLLVVVALIAAAAEIGARAWVSHQIDEGFRQAMAEESVTAPEDPETSFGAAPLLPGLLSRSIGRAEIRAPRTLLIEDPLGERGAPVVRGTPAARVLLTDLDVSDAADPVAGGVEITASVPADLILAEANLATRPAGDSLLERMAADLTRMTKVTPDPARGVLVCEFGGGLASADVTPVARGGAVEAEVSGGALAGIDADAVIAALADAAVSGPVAQIGGGLTVTGIRVVPGGLEVDLAGSGVRLSELRGIDYATR; from the coding sequence GTGCATGCGAAGAACAAGACCCGCCCCGGCCGCGCCGCCGGAATCCTGATCGGACTGCTCGTGGTGGTGGCGCTCATCGCCGCGGCCGCCGAAATCGGCGCCCGCGCCTGGGTGTCCCACCAGATCGACGAGGGCTTCCGGCAGGCGATGGCCGAGGAGTCGGTGACCGCCCCGGAGGACCCGGAGACCTCCTTCGGCGCCGCCCCGCTGCTGCCCGGGCTGCTCTCCCGCAGCATCGGCCGCGCCGAGATCCGCGCCCCGCGCACCCTGCTCATCGAGGACCCCCTCGGCGAACGGGGCGCGCCGGTGGTGCGCGGCACCCCGGCGGCCCGGGTGCTGCTCACCGACCTCGACGTCTCCGACGCGGCCGATCCGGTGGCCGGCGGGGTGGAGATCACCGCGAGCGTGCCCGCGGATCTGATCCTCGCCGAGGCGAACCTGGCCACCCGGCCGGCCGGGGATTCCCTGCTGGAGCGGATGGCCGCCGATCTCACCCGGATGACGAAGGTCACCCCGGACCCCGCCCGCGGGGTGCTGGTCTGCGAATTCGGCGGCGGGCTGGCCTCCGCCGACGTCACCCCGGTCGCCCGCGGCGGGGCGGTGGAGGCCGAGGTCTCCGGGGGCGCCCTGGCCGGGATCGACGCCGACGCGGTGATCGCGGCCCTGGCCGACGCGGCCGTGTCCGGGCCGGTGGCCCAGATCGGCGGCGGGCTCACCGTCACCGGGATCCGGGTGGTCCCCGGCGGCCTCGAGGTGGATCTGGCCGGCTCGGGGGTGCGCCTGTCCGAGCTGCGCGGAATCGACTACGCCACCAGGTAG
- a CDS encoding long-chain-fatty-acid--CoA ligase, with protein sequence MSDADRIWLRHYPEWTPPHLDYGDTTLVDLYRDAVRTWPDRPMLTFFGRSRTFAEVDAQVRHAAGVLRSLGVGQGDRVALVMPNCPQHVVAYLAVLNLGATVVEHNPLYTARELRGPFADHGAKIAICWDKTAPVLDEVARTTPLETILPINMIDDMPWALRTALRLPFGKLKATRAELGSPDPRTRPGVFAGDADPAKTPPMPEPDRPVAADDVAVIMYTSGTTGAPKGAQLTHGNLVANVMQGKAWVPGLGEQREIALAVLPMFHAYGLTIVTNVSVYVGAELVLVPAAKMDLIMKVMKRNRPTWVPGVPTLYEKIIEEAESRGDSLEGIRFAFCGASTLPVRTVDKWERLTGGKLVEGYGLTETSPIIVGNTMDGNRRPGYVGVPFPDTDVKIVDPEDPARELPHGEEGEIVVTGPQVFAGYLNLPEETAASFTPDGFYRTGDVGVMEPDGFIRLVARIKEVIITGGFNVYPAEVEEVLTDHPGIVDAAVVGLPLADGSELVVAAITIGDYARLDTSEYRNHCRDNLTRYKVPKAYFHLDELPRDQMGKVRRRDVRDVLVERLAAEGKTADDLRR encoded by the coding sequence ATGTCCGACGCCGACCGCATCTGGCTGCGGCACTACCCGGAATGGACCCCGCCCCACCTCGACTACGGCGACACCACCCTGGTGGACCTGTACCGGGACGCGGTGCGCACCTGGCCGGACCGGCCGATGCTCACCTTCTTCGGCCGCAGCCGCACCTTCGCCGAGGTCGACGCCCAGGTCCGGCATGCCGCGGGCGTGCTGCGCTCCCTGGGCGTGGGCCAGGGCGACCGGGTGGCGCTGGTGATGCCGAACTGCCCGCAGCATGTGGTGGCCTATCTCGCGGTGCTCAACCTGGGCGCCACCGTGGTGGAGCACAACCCGCTCTACACCGCCCGGGAGCTGCGCGGGCCCTTCGCCGACCATGGCGCGAAAATCGCGATCTGCTGGGACAAGACCGCCCCGGTGCTCGACGAGGTGGCCAGGACCACCCCCCTGGAGACCATCCTGCCGATCAACATGATCGACGACATGCCCTGGGCGCTGCGCACCGCGCTGCGGCTGCCCTTCGGCAAGCTCAAGGCCACCCGCGCCGAGCTGGGCAGCCCCGACCCGCGCACCCGGCCGGGCGTCTTCGCCGGGGACGCCGATCCGGCGAAGACCCCGCCGATGCCGGAACCGGACCGGCCGGTGGCCGCCGATGACGTGGCGGTCATCATGTACACCTCCGGCACCACCGGCGCCCCCAAGGGCGCCCAGCTCACCCACGGCAACCTGGTCGCCAACGTGATGCAGGGCAAGGCCTGGGTGCCGGGCCTGGGCGAGCAGCGCGAGATCGCGCTGGCGGTGCTGCCCATGTTCCACGCCTACGGGCTGACCATCGTCACCAACGTGAGCGTCTACGTCGGCGCGGAGCTGGTGCTGGTGCCGGCGGCGAAGATGGACCTGATCATGAAGGTGATGAAGCGCAACCGGCCCACCTGGGTGCCCGGGGTGCCCACCCTCTACGAGAAGATCATCGAGGAGGCGGAGAGCCGCGGGGACAGCCTGGAGGGCATCCGCTTCGCCTTCTGCGGGGCCTCCACGCTGCCGGTGCGCACCGTGGACAAGTGGGAGCGGCTCACCGGCGGCAAGCTGGTGGAGGGCTACGGCCTCACCGAGACCTCCCCGATCATCGTGGGCAACACCATGGACGGCAACCGCCGGCCCGGCTACGTGGGCGTGCCCTTCCCGGACACCGACGTCAAGATCGTGGACCCGGAGGATCCCGCCCGGGAGCTGCCGCATGGCGAGGAGGGCGAGATCGTGGTCACCGGGCCGCAGGTCTTCGCCGGCTACCTCAACCTGCCGGAGGAGACCGCCGCCTCCTTCACCCCGGACGGGTTCTACCGCACCGGGGACGTCGGGGTGATGGAGCCGGACGGGTTCATCCGGCTGGTCGCCCGGATCAAGGAGGTGATCATCACCGGCGGGTTCAACGTCTACCCCGCCGAGGTGGAGGAGGTGCTCACCGACCATCCGGGCATCGTGGACGCCGCGGTGGTGGGCCTGCCCCTGGCGGACGGCTCCGAGCTGGTGGTCGCCGCGATCACGATCGGGGACTACGCCCGGCTGGACACCTCCGAGTACCGCAACCACTGCCGGGACAACCTCACCCGGTACAAGGTGCCGAAGGCGTACTTCCACCTCGATGAGCTGCCCCGGGACCAGATGGGCAAGGTGCGCCGCCGGGATGTGCGCGATGTGCTGGTCGAGCGCCTCGCCGCGGAGGGCAAGACCGCCGACGATCTGCGCCGCTGA
- a CDS encoding response regulator transcription factor, translating to MTDVLIVEDEAALAEPLAFLLEKEGFTVRIAADGPTALAEVDARAPDIVLLDLMLPGMGGTEVCTTLRQRSSVPVIMVTARDSEIDKVVGLEIGADDYVTKPYSSRELIARIRAVLRRGAAEADAGEGAADVLDGGRVVMDVEAHVVTVDGVDTPMPLKEFDLLEYLLRNAGRVLTRGQLIDRVWGPDYHGDTKTLDVHVKRLRAKIEPTPSEPVHLVTVRGLGYKFEP from the coding sequence GTGACCGACGTCCTCATCGTCGAAGACGAAGCCGCCCTCGCCGAGCCGCTGGCCTTCCTCCTGGAGAAGGAGGGCTTCACCGTGCGGATCGCCGCCGACGGGCCGACCGCGCTCGCCGAGGTCGACGCCCGCGCCCCGGACATCGTGCTGCTGGACCTGATGCTGCCCGGGATGGGCGGCACCGAGGTGTGCACCACGCTGCGCCAGCGCAGCTCGGTGCCGGTGATCATGGTCACCGCCCGGGACAGCGAGATCGACAAGGTGGTGGGCCTGGAGATCGGCGCCGACGACTACGTCACCAAGCCGTACAGCTCCCGGGAGCTGATCGCCCGGATCCGGGCGGTGCTGCGCCGCGGCGCCGCCGAGGCCGACGCCGGCGAGGGGGCCGCCGACGTGCTCGACGGGGGCCGGGTGGTGATGGACGTGGAGGCCCATGTGGTCACCGTGGACGGGGTGGATACCCCGATGCCGCTGAAGGAGTTCGACCTGCTGGAGTACCTGCTGCGCAACGCCGGCCGGGTGCTCACCCGCGGCCAGCTCATCGACCGGGTGTGGGGCCCCGACTACCACGGCGACACCAAGACCCTGGACGTGCACGTCAAGCGGCTGCGCGCCAAAATCGAGCCGACCCCCTCGGAGCCGGTGCACCTGGTCACCGTGCGCGGCCTGGGCTACAAGTTCGAGCCCTGA
- a CDS encoding phosphoglyceromutase, which translates to MSTGNLILLRHGQSAWNASNQFTGWVDVPLTDKGRAEAVRAGELLVEAGLKPEVLYTSLLRRAINTAHLALDVADRLWIPVVRDWRLNERHYGALQGLNKAETKEKYGEDQFMSWRRSYDTPPPELADDSEYSQHDDPRYAALDEVPRTECLLDVVKRFIPYYEAEILPRLKRGETVLVAAHGNSLRALVKHLDGISDEDIAGLNIPTGIPLVYKIDDSGAVTNPGGDYLDPEAAAAGAAAVAAQGGK; encoded by the coding sequence ATGAGCACCGGAAACCTGATTCTCCTCCGTCATGGCCAAAGCGCGTGGAACGCGTCCAACCAGTTCACCGGCTGGGTGGACGTGCCGCTGACCGACAAGGGCCGGGCGGAGGCCGTCCGCGCCGGTGAGCTGCTGGTGGAGGCCGGGCTGAAGCCCGAGGTGCTGTACACCTCGCTGCTGCGCCGCGCCATCAACACCGCGCACCTGGCCCTCGACGTCGCCGACCGGCTGTGGATCCCGGTGGTGCGGGACTGGCGCCTCAACGAGCGCCACTACGGCGCCCTGCAGGGCCTGAACAAGGCCGAGACCAAGGAGAAGTACGGCGAGGACCAGTTCATGAGCTGGCGCCGCTCCTACGACACCCCGCCGCCGGAGCTCGCCGACGACTCCGAGTACTCCCAGCACGATGACCCGCGCTACGCGGCCCTGGACGAGGTGCCGCGCACCGAGTGCCTGCTCGACGTGGTCAAGCGGTTCATCCCCTACTACGAGGCGGAGATCCTGCCGCGGCTGAAGCGCGGGGAGACCGTGCTCGTCGCCGCGCACGGCAACTCGCTGCGCGCCCTGGTCAAGCACCTCGACGGGATCTCCGACGAGGACATCGCCGGGCTGAACATCCCCACCGGCATCCCGCTGGTCTACAAGATCGACGACTCCGGGGCGGTGACCAACCCGGGCGGCGACTACCTCGACCCGGAGGCCGCCGCCGCCGGCGCCGCCGCGGTGGCCGCCCAGGGCGGCAAGTAG
- a CDS encoding Ppx/GppA phosphatase family protein, producing the protein MRLGVLDVGSNTVHLVMVDARRGGHPTPMSDSKSTMKLVEYLDREGNLSRKGIDKLTGYVGEARQLVDRMKCEEMISFATSAVRDAANGEAVLDHVERETGIRLEILSGEDEARLTFLAVRRWYGWSAGRIINLDIGGGSLELTSGEDEDPEAAYSLLLGAGRLTHEWFDTDPPDRKKIALLRDYIDAELVAPAKHLRALGEADLAVATSKTFRTLARLTGAAPSSAGPRVRRTLTAPGLRQLIAFISRMTAADRAELEGVSANRSHQIVAGALVAEASMRSLGLEQVEICPWALREGIILRRLDGDLDGKG; encoded by the coding sequence GTGCGCTTAGGTGTCTTGGACGTTGGCAGCAATACCGTGCATCTCGTCATGGTCGATGCTCGACGCGGTGGCCACCCCACCCCGATGAGCGACAGCAAGTCGACGATGAAGCTGGTCGAGTACCTGGACCGGGAGGGCAACCTCTCCCGGAAGGGCATCGACAAGCTCACCGGCTACGTGGGCGAGGCCCGGCAGCTGGTCGACCGGATGAAATGCGAGGAGATGATCTCCTTCGCCACCTCGGCGGTGCGCGACGCCGCCAACGGGGAGGCGGTGCTCGACCACGTGGAGCGGGAGACCGGGATCCGGCTGGAGATCCTCTCCGGGGAGGACGAGGCGCGGCTGACCTTCCTCGCGGTGCGCCGCTGGTACGGCTGGTCCGCCGGCCGGATCATCAACCTGGACATCGGCGGCGGCTCCCTGGAGCTGACCTCCGGGGAGGACGAGGACCCGGAGGCGGCGTATTCGCTGCTGCTCGGCGCCGGCCGGCTCACCCACGAGTGGTTCGACACCGATCCGCCGGACCGGAAGAAGATCGCGCTGCTGCGCGACTACATCGACGCCGAGCTGGTCGCCCCGGCGAAGCACCTGCGCGCGCTCGGCGAGGCGGATCTCGCCGTGGCCACCTCCAAGACCTTCCGCACCCTGGCGCGGCTCACCGGCGCCGCGCCGAGCTCCGCGGGCCCCCGGGTGCGGCGCACCCTCACCGCCCCCGGCCTGCGGCAGCTCATCGCCTTCATCTCCCGGATGACCGCCGCGGACCGGGCCGAACTGGAGGGCGTGAGCGCGAACCGCTCGCACCAGATCGTCGCCGGTGCCCTTGTCGCCGAGGCGAGTATGCGATCATTGGGCCTGGAACAAGTGGAGATCTGCCCCTGGGCACTGCGGGAGGGGATCATCCTCCGCCGCCTGGACGGCGATCTCGACGGGAAGGGATGA
- the mshA gene encoding D-inositol-3-phosphate glycosyltransferase, producing the protein MAPTTPPTAPRVAVLSMHTSPLEQPGTGDAGGMNVYILHTCLELARAGARVDVYTRATRPSQGEVVEYAPNMRIINVVAGPYEGLAKAELPTQLAAFAGGVLAFARREGLAYDVIHSHYWLSGQVGWLLRDLWRVPLVHTAHTLGAVKNQALAEGDRAEPESRRICEQQIADNADSMVVNTEEERAALVDHYDADATRIEVIPPGVDVEMYSPGSDRATERARRELGIPLHADIVLFVGRLQRLKGPQVLLRATAELLRRDPCRPLGTLICGGPSGTGLDRPDEFLDLAAELGLGAHARFLPPRPPGELVSLYRAADVVAVPSHNESFGLVAMEAQAAGTPVVAAKVGGLAVAVADGVTGLLVEGHDPARWADAIGGLLDDDARRLEMAAAAPAHAAGFSWRATAEALLGVYNRAIADRAACGGDCPRHGGGRI; encoded by the coding sequence ATGGCCCCCACCACCCCACCCACGGCGCCGCGCGTCGCCGTGCTGTCCATGCACACCTCGCCCCTGGAGCAGCCCGGCACCGGCGACGCCGGGGGCATGAACGTCTACATCCTGCACACCTGCCTGGAGCTGGCCCGCGCCGGCGCGCGGGTGGACGTCTACACCCGGGCCACCCGGCCCAGCCAGGGCGAGGTGGTGGAGTACGCGCCGAATATGCGGATCATCAACGTCGTCGCCGGGCCCTACGAGGGCCTGGCGAAGGCGGAGCTGCCCACCCAGCTGGCCGCCTTCGCCGGCGGGGTGCTCGCCTTCGCCCGCCGGGAGGGGCTGGCCTACGACGTGATCCACTCCCACTACTGGCTCTCCGGGCAGGTCGGCTGGTTGCTCCGGGACCTGTGGCGGGTGCCGCTGGTGCACACCGCGCACACCCTGGGCGCGGTGAAGAACCAGGCCCTGGCCGAGGGCGACCGGGCGGAGCCGGAGTCGCGCCGGATCTGCGAGCAGCAGATCGCCGACAACGCCGACTCCATGGTGGTCAACACCGAGGAGGAGCGCGCCGCCCTGGTCGACCACTACGACGCCGACGCGACCCGGATCGAGGTGATCCCGCCGGGGGTGGACGTGGAGATGTACTCGCCGGGCTCGGATCGGGCCACCGAACGCGCCCGCCGGGAGCTGGGCATCCCGCTGCACGCGGACATCGTGCTCTTCGTCGGCCGGCTGCAGCGGCTCAAGGGCCCCCAGGTGCTGCTGCGCGCCACCGCCGAGCTGCTGCGCCGGGACCCCTGCCGGCCGCTGGGCACGCTCATCTGCGGCGGGCCCTCGGGCACCGGCCTGGACCGGCCCGACGAGTTCCTGGACCTCGCCGCGGAGCTGGGCCTGGGCGCGCACGCGAGGTTCCTGCCGCCCCGGCCGCCCGGGGAGCTGGTCTCGCTGTACCGGGCCGCGGACGTGGTGGCGGTGCCCAGCCACAACGAATCCTTCGGCCTGGTCGCCATGGAGGCCCAGGCCGCAGGCACCCCGGTGGTCGCCGCGAAGGTCGGGGGCCTGGCGGTGGCGGTGGCCGACGGGGTCACCGGGCTGCTGGTCGAGGGCCATGATCCGGCCCGCTGGGCGGACGCCATCGGCGGCCTGCTCGACGATGACGCCCGCCGCCTGGAGATGGCCGCCGCGGCGCCGGCGCACGCCGCCGGGTTCTCCTGGCGGGCCACCGCCGAGGCCCTGCTGGGGGTCTACAATCGGGCCATCGCCGACCGCGCCGCCTGCGGCGGCGACTGCCCCCGACACGGCGGCGGCCGGATCTGA
- a CDS encoding UDP-N-acetylmuramate dehydrogenase: protein MPETALHRISAISETKIIRDLPFSQLTTLRLGGAPAATVRCGSLDAVVAVVRELDSRRVPALIVGGGSNLVVADDPGDLVAVVIDADRVEVRAEGDGFLVEAEAGAEWDRVVAQAVAAGAGGVECLSGIPGSAGATPVQNVGAYGVEISSVLAEALLLDRATGEVAWTPPAALELGYRSSNLKHTARAVVLAVRLRLTGDGLSAPLRYGELARRLGVAADEAAAGRARRPVAEVRREVLALRRGKGMVLDPADHDTWSAGSFFTNPVIDAAALGEVRAAVAARCGAEAAAAMPAHPARAGRVKLSAAWLIERAGFGRGYPGEGAPVRLSTKHTLALTNRGAARTADLVALAREVRDGVAAAFGVRLHPEPVWVGVAIDGD from the coding sequence GTGCCCGAGACAGCCCTTCACCGGATTTCCGCCATATCGGAAACGAAAATTATCCGCGATCTGCCGTTCTCGCAGCTCACGACCCTGCGCCTCGGGGGTGCCCCCGCGGCGACGGTGCGCTGCGGCAGCCTGGACGCGGTGGTCGCGGTGGTGCGCGAACTCGATTCCCGGCGGGTGCCGGCGCTCATCGTCGGCGGCGGCTCCAACCTGGTGGTCGCCGACGACCCCGGCGATCTCGTCGCCGTGGTGATCGACGCCGACCGGGTGGAGGTCCGCGCCGAGGGCGACGGGTTCCTGGTGGAGGCCGAGGCCGGGGCGGAGTGGGACCGGGTGGTCGCGCAGGCGGTGGCCGCCGGCGCCGGGGGCGTGGAATGCCTCTCCGGGATCCCCGGATCCGCCGGGGCCACCCCGGTGCAGAACGTCGGCGCCTACGGGGTGGAGATCTCCTCCGTGCTCGCCGAGGCGCTGCTGCTGGACCGGGCCACCGGGGAGGTCGCCTGGACCCCGCCGGCGGCCCTGGAGCTGGGCTACCGCAGCTCCAACCTCAAGCACACCGCCCGGGCGGTGGTGCTCGCGGTGCGGCTGCGGCTCACCGGCGACGGGCTGTCCGCCCCGCTGCGCTATGGGGAGCTGGCCCGGCGGCTGGGCGTGGCCGCCGACGAGGCCGCCGCCGGCCGGGCCCGCCGCCCGGTGGCCGAGGTGCGCCGGGAGGTGCTGGCGCTGCGCCGGGGCAAGGGCATGGTGCTCGACCCGGCGGATCACGACACCTGGTCGGCGGGCTCCTTCTTCACCAACCCGGTGATCGACGCCGCGGCGCTCGGTGAGGTGCGCGCCGCGGTGGCGGCGCGCTGCGGGGCGGAGGCGGCCGCGGCGATGCCCGCGCACCCGGCGAGGGCGGGGCGGGTGAAGCTGTCCGCGGCCTGGCTCATCGAGCGCGCCGGCTTCGGCCGCGGCTACCCCGGCGAGGGCGCCCCGGTGCGGCTGTCCACCAAGCACACCCTGGCGCTGACCAACCGGGGCGCCGCGCGCACCGCGGACCTGGTGGCCCTGGCCCGGGAGGTGCGCGACGGGGTGGCCGCCGCCTTCGGGGTGCGGCTGCACCCGGAGCCGGTGTGGGTGGGCGTGGCCATCGACGGGGACTGA